The Kozakia baliensis genome includes a region encoding these proteins:
- a CDS encoding glycosyltransferase family 4 protein, giving the protein MSGYTIFVDVEDLFQYCEANPRPSGIQRQVFELLKVLPGCASNLPTKPKIVFVRQGASDPLLEVKFDAIHSLFENLTGTIVKESGASKTHRSASLPLKERVSFRQRLQRLRHHVIFYLEGRPAPISDPLLRAGVFQIRALRLARRAWQKRHKTKVVPMAAAPAAQPVQKQSAPPQSHVSSRSLGKPGDIFLILGAPWAREGFGERLRVLRDTIGLRPVLLVYDLIPVRRPEWCAHSLVTSFSRWLEETLPHCADLMAISDATARDVNDFVQARGLTLQQPIRTVPLGTGFGAVAEAGQPSHVTPGLPKPGSYVLFVSTIEARKNHILLFRVWSRLLRDKPRSEVPTLVFAGRVGWLVADLMQQLENTEYLSGAIRLIADPTDAELMSLYEGCRFTVFPSLFEGWGLPVSESLALGRPCVASHATAIPEAGGELTRYFDPENEDDAYRVLRSVIEDEAGLDAWRTRVRKEFVPTPWSMTADAVLKTCECAVSGVKESAL; this is encoded by the coding sequence ATGTCTGGCTACACGATTTTCGTCGATGTGGAAGATTTGTTCCAGTATTGCGAAGCCAATCCGCGCCCAAGCGGCATTCAGCGGCAGGTATTCGAACTACTTAAGGTTCTGCCAGGCTGTGCAAGTAATTTGCCGACAAAGCCGAAAATCGTTTTTGTTCGCCAAGGTGCGAGCGATCCGCTTCTTGAGGTGAAGTTCGACGCGATTCACTCCTTGTTCGAAAACCTCACCGGCACGATCGTCAAGGAAAGCGGCGCTTCCAAAACGCATCGTTCCGCTTCGTTGCCGCTTAAGGAACGCGTTTCCTTCCGGCAGCGGCTACAACGTTTGCGCCATCACGTTATTTTCTATCTCGAAGGGCGACCCGCTCCGATTTCCGATCCATTGTTGCGGGCAGGCGTTTTCCAGATACGTGCACTGCGCTTGGCGCGTCGCGCATGGCAAAAGCGGCACAAAACGAAAGTCGTGCCGATGGCTGCGGCTCCGGCAGCCCAACCGGTTCAAAAGCAATCAGCGCCGCCGCAAAGCCATGTTTCTTCGCGCTCTCTCGGAAAGCCGGGCGACATCTTCCTTATTCTCGGCGCACCCTGGGCACGGGAAGGGTTTGGCGAACGCCTGAGAGTTCTACGTGATACGATCGGTTTACGCCCGGTTCTGCTCGTTTATGATCTGATCCCTGTCCGGCGGCCGGAATGGTGCGCGCATTCCTTGGTCACAAGCTTTAGCCGCTGGCTGGAGGAAACCCTTCCGCATTGCGCGGACCTCATGGCCATTAGCGATGCGACGGCGCGGGATGTGAACGATTTCGTGCAGGCACGCGGTTTGACGCTTCAGCAACCGATTAGGACCGTGCCGCTTGGAACGGGTTTTGGCGCTGTCGCCGAGGCAGGTCAGCCTTCACACGTCACACCGGGTTTGCCCAAACCGGGTTCCTATGTGCTGTTCGTCTCGACGATCGAAGCACGTAAGAACCATATACTTCTTTTCCGTGTATGGAGCCGCTTGCTGCGCGATAAGCCGCGCTCCGAAGTGCCGACATTGGTGTTCGCCGGCCGCGTGGGCTGGCTGGTTGCCGATCTGATGCAGCAGTTGGAGAACACGGAATATCTTTCCGGTGCTATTCGTCTGATCGCCGATCCGACCGATGCCGAATTGATGAGTCTTTATGAGGGATGCCGCTTTACCGTGTTCCCGTCCTTGTTCGAAGGATGGGGCTTGCCGGTTTCCGAAAGCCTGGCGCTGGGGCGTCCTTGCGTGGCCTCTCACGCCACCGCCATTCCGGAAGCGGGTGGCGAACTGACCCGTTATTTCGATCCTGAGAACGAAGATGACGCGTATCGGGTTCTACGCAGCGTCATTGAGGACGAAGCCGGATTGGACGCTTGGCGCACGCGTGTGCGCAAGGAGTTCGTGCCGACGCCCTGGTCGATGACAGCCGACGCCGTTTTGAAAACTTGTGAATGCGCCGTATCCGGCGTCAAGGAGAGCGCATTGTGA
- a CDS encoding glycosyltransferase family 4 protein, whose amino-acid sequence MSTIWLDVDDLISYLRRSSRPSGIQRVVLEIGRALLAEVPDRVGFVRRGNGPRDLVSLAWSQVETLLASGQEEESVTIAQVARSAHLTEEILADDPDPLKTLARTQLQVLKAGATFPVSVARYLWQSHLLKRKMKRVTDAAAVQSAEVLAQTAGRRFEDVAKPGDVLLVLGSPWHYDDYAKTVRWVRDDLRMSFALLIHDLIPIRRPQWCDRGIITTFTQWHRMVLPFADQIFANSRATADDVTAYMKEVRLPLAAPVQVVPLGSGFQNHAMAPAVQKPSVEGEYILFVSTIEARKNHELLFRVWRRLLQTMPKDKVPKLVFAGRAGWLVQDLMQQLDNANWLDQHIVHVNNPSDGELNALYRGCLFTVFPSYFEGWGLPITESLINGRPCVASNTTSMPEAGGSFARYFNPNDVNDACRVIKETLEDRAGLQAWTQKVENEFVPTSWTQSARVVLEKLTD is encoded by the coding sequence GTGAGCACCATTTGGCTCGATGTGGACGATCTGATCTCCTATCTGCGGCGCTCCTCCCGCCCAAGCGGCATCCAACGCGTGGTGCTGGAAATCGGTCGTGCTTTATTGGCGGAAGTGCCGGACCGCGTGGGTTTCGTGCGGCGTGGCAATGGCCCGCGCGATCTCGTTAGTTTGGCCTGGTCTCAGGTCGAGACGTTGTTGGCGTCCGGGCAGGAAGAAGAGAGCGTCACCATAGCGCAAGTGGCGCGTTCCGCTCATTTGACGGAAGAAATCCTCGCGGATGATCCGGACCCGCTCAAAACCCTCGCACGCACGCAGCTTCAGGTTCTGAAAGCCGGGGCAACGTTTCCCGTAAGCGTGGCGCGCTATCTGTGGCAGTCGCATTTGTTGAAGCGGAAAATGAAACGCGTGACTGACGCTGCGGCGGTCCAATCGGCGGAAGTGCTGGCGCAGACTGCGGGTCGTCGTTTCGAGGATGTGGCGAAGCCTGGAGACGTGCTGCTCGTTTTGGGATCGCCCTGGCATTATGATGATTACGCCAAAACCGTGCGTTGGGTGCGGGACGATCTGCGGATGTCCTTCGCGCTGCTAATCCACGATCTGATCCCTATTCGCCGTCCGCAGTGGTGCGACCGCGGCATTATCACAACCTTCACGCAATGGCACCGCATGGTGCTGCCCTTTGCGGACCAGATCTTTGCCAATAGCCGCGCGACCGCCGATGATGTGACGGCTTATATGAAAGAAGTGCGTCTGCCGCTGGCAGCGCCCGTTCAGGTCGTGCCGCTTGGGAGTGGCTTCCAGAATCATGCCATGGCCCCTGCCGTTCAGAAGCCATCGGTCGAGGGGGAATATATTCTATTCGTCTCGACGATCGAGGCGCGTAAAAACCATGAATTGCTGTTCCGCGTCTGGCGGCGACTTTTACAAACGATGCCAAAGGATAAAGTGCCGAAGCTCGTTTTCGCTGGGCGCGCAGGCTGGCTCGTGCAGGATTTAATGCAGCAACTCGATAATGCGAACTGGCTCGATCAGCATATCGTCCACGTCAACAACCCTTCGGATGGAGAGCTTAACGCGCTTTACCGAGGGTGCTTGTTCACCGTGTTCCCGTCCTATTTCGAAGGTTGGGGACTTCCGATCACGGAAAGCCTCATCAATGGGCGGCCTTGCGTCGCCTCCAATACGACCTCCATGCCGGAAGCGGGCGGTAGCTTTGCGCGCTATTTCAACCCGAACGACGTGAACGATGCTTGCCGCGTCATCAAGGAAACATTGGAGGACCGCGCGGGCCTTCAGGCATGGACGCAGAAGGTCGAGAACGAATTCGTCCCGACTTCCTGGACGCAATCCGCGCGCGTCGTTCTCGAAAAGCTGACAGACTAA